From a region of the Streptomyces sp. B21-083 genome:
- a CDS encoding carbohydrate binding domain-containing protein produces the protein MKRRRSDRPGLGTSRVLTLLATLAGALLLPVPAAMAAGSTYYVDCSAAANGNGTQGSPWNSVTGVNNTTFGAGDNILFATGTTCSGQLTPQGSGTAGSPVTMGSYGTGAKPVINAGGATGPVIHLLNQQYWEIGGLELTNPAASPAYRSGVLAENSSGGVLHHIRVHDMSIHHISGYSGGWYATNAGVGVQTDHTTPVSTWDDVVVENNTFDHVDRIAVAVTPDGDGQGTGQTTGTVIRDNTMTYDGADDILVVKNDGALIDGNKAGYGGAKATCPPSGQYCNGASAGIWMSGSNDTVVQNNEVYCHVNGADGTGYDVDWGNHNTTFQYNYSHQNLGGFMLIMPPFTIANEPTSTVPSDGTVIRYNVSENDGTNAGCPAAGTPTHGTGVFHLVGNVPNKSGSPVAVPQIYNNSIYVNKSGLNTPILYSRRGTSITGTLSFRNNAVFNYGTGGYFTTSAGSVYSNNLFYGTHPSSEPADSAKVVTDPEFRNPGNTDASSAYTGIAAYQVHPSSPVIRAGAVISGNGGKDAFGNTVSATAAPNIGADNGTGGNLVANAGFESGAMSPWTNSGGAPSVTSSGARTGGFALTTQASGSGANQNLAGLSPNTTYLLTGWAKVANAGETLAIGVKNYGGTETFTNVATTSYSQAAVLFTTGGSNTSALVYCWKNTGGTGTGNCDDLAVERISTPANALTNAGFETGSLSPWTRSGSGAQSNVVASNARTGTYSLQTGAATSGVEQSATGLASGSTYLLTGWAKVATGGEQVAVGVKSFGGTETYLRTSTTAYAQQPVFFTTGSTNTAAAVYCYKDAGSAAGYCDDYSLIKLS, from the coding sequence ATGAAGCGTCGCAGATCGGATCGCCCGGGCCTCGGGACTTCTCGCGTCCTCACCCTGCTCGCCACGCTGGCGGGCGCCCTCCTCCTCCCGGTTCCCGCCGCCATGGCGGCAGGCAGCACCTACTACGTCGACTGCTCGGCCGCGGCCAACGGCAACGGCACCCAGGGCAGCCCCTGGAACTCCGTCACCGGCGTCAACAACACCACCTTCGGTGCCGGTGACAACATCCTCTTCGCCACCGGCACCACCTGTTCCGGCCAGCTCACCCCGCAGGGATCGGGCACCGCCGGCAGCCCCGTCACCATGGGGTCCTACGGCACCGGTGCCAAGCCGGTCATCAACGCGGGCGGCGCCACCGGTCCCGTCATCCACCTGCTCAACCAGCAGTACTGGGAGATCGGCGGCCTGGAACTCACCAACCCCGCCGCGTCACCCGCGTACCGCTCCGGTGTCCTCGCCGAGAACAGCTCCGGCGGCGTCCTGCACCACATCCGGGTGCACGACATGAGCATCCACCACATCAGCGGCTACTCGGGCGGCTGGTACGCCACCAACGCGGGCGTCGGCGTCCAGACCGACCACACCACACCCGTCTCCACCTGGGACGACGTGGTCGTCGAGAACAACACCTTCGACCACGTCGACCGCATCGCCGTCGCCGTCACCCCGGACGGGGACGGCCAGGGCACGGGCCAGACCACCGGCACCGTCATCCGCGACAACACCATGACCTACGACGGCGCGGACGACATCCTCGTCGTCAAGAACGACGGCGCCCTCATCGACGGCAACAAGGCCGGCTACGGCGGCGCCAAGGCCACCTGCCCGCCTTCCGGCCAGTACTGCAACGGCGCCTCGGCCGGCATCTGGATGTCCGGCAGCAACGACACCGTCGTCCAGAACAACGAGGTCTACTGCCACGTCAACGGCGCCGACGGCACCGGCTACGACGTCGACTGGGGCAACCACAACACCACGTTCCAGTACAACTACAGCCACCAGAACCTCGGTGGCTTCATGCTGATCATGCCGCCCTTCACGATCGCCAACGAGCCCACCTCGACCGTCCCCAGCGACGGCACGGTGATCCGCTACAACGTCAGCGAGAACGACGGCACCAACGCCGGCTGCCCCGCCGCCGGCACCCCCACCCACGGCACGGGCGTCTTCCACCTCGTCGGCAACGTCCCCAACAAGAGCGGCAGTCCGGTCGCCGTTCCGCAGATCTACAACAACAGCATCTACGTCAACAAGAGCGGCCTGAACACCCCGATCCTGTACTCCCGCCGGGGCACCAGCATCACCGGGACGCTGTCCTTCCGCAACAACGCGGTGTTCAACTACGGCACCGGCGGCTACTTCACCACCAGCGCCGGATCCGTCTACTCCAACAACCTCTTCTACGGCACCCACCCGTCCTCCGAGCCCGCCGACTCGGCCAAGGTCGTCACCGACCCCGAGTTCCGCAACCCGGGCAACACCGACGCCTCCTCCGCGTACACCGGCATCGCCGCCTACCAGGTGCACCCCTCCTCCCCCGTGATCCGGGCCGGAGCGGTCATCAGCGGCAACGGCGGCAAGGACGCCTTCGGCAACACCGTCTCCGCGACGGCCGCGCCCAACATCGGTGCCGACAACGGCACCGGCGGCAACCTCGTCGCCAACGCCGGGTTCGAGAGCGGCGCGATGAGCCCCTGGACCAACAGCGGCGGCGCCCCTTCCGTCACCTCCTCGGGCGCCCGCACCGGCGGCTTCGCGCTGACGACCCAGGCGAGCGGCAGCGGCGCCAACCAGAACCTGGCCGGCCTCAGCCCCAACACCACCTATCTGCTGACTGGTTGGGCGAAGGTCGCGAACGCCGGGGAGACCCTCGCGATCGGCGTCAAGAACTACGGTGGTACGGAGACCTTCACCAACGTCGCCACGACGTCGTACTCCCAGGCGGCGGTGCTGTTCACGACGGGCGGCTCCAACACCTCGGCGCTGGTCTACTGCTGGAAGAACACCGGCGGCACCGGCACAGGCAACTGCGACGACCTCGCGGTGGAACGGATCTCCACGCCGGCCAACGCCCTGACCAACGCGGGCTTCGAGACCGGCTCCCTGAGCCCGTGGACCCGCAGCGGCAGCGGCGCCCAGTCCAACGTGGTCGCCTCCAACGCCCGCACCGGCACCTACTCCCTGCAGACCGGCGCCGCCACCAGCGGGGTCGAGCAGTCCGCCACGGGCCTCGCCTCCGGCTCCACCTACCTGCTGACCGGCTGGGCCAAGGTCGCGACCGGCGGTGAGCAGGTCGCCGTCGGGGTCAAGAGCTTCGGTGGCACCGAGACCTACCTGCGCACCTCCACCACCGCCTACGCCCAGCAGCCCGTCTTCTTCACCACCGGGAGCACCAACACTGCGGCGGCGGTCTACTGCTACAAGGACGCCGGTTCCGCGGCCGGTTACTGCGACGACTACTCCCTGATCAAGCTCTCCTGA
- a CDS encoding glycoside hydrolase family 43 protein, translating to MYVVSYFTDADEALHLAYSHDGEEFAPVNDGRPVLRGTVGTGRLRDPFVGVGPDGLFHLLATDGWTSPCIVHATSADLLTWSDQELLPVMAGVEGAHNAWAPEFFLDRTTGLYHLIWSSVVESGSTAEGRDYEHVGQDHRIWHCTTEDFRTFSAPELFFDPGHSVIDATVREADGGGFLMAFKDERGTNDLATAHKDIHLITFDTPGGPYTSSVGPVTPSVVEGPSIFRHDDELVMIFDHYLEGRYGAARSRNGVDWESVSLALPPGMRHASVLETPELASLPPR from the coding sequence ATGTACGTGGTCTCATACTTCACCGACGCCGACGAGGCACTGCACCTGGCCTACAGCCACGACGGCGAGGAGTTCGCGCCGGTGAACGACGGCCGGCCCGTCCTGCGGGGCACGGTCGGCACCGGCAGACTGCGCGACCCGTTCGTCGGCGTGGGCCCCGACGGCCTGTTCCATCTGCTGGCCACCGACGGCTGGACGAGCCCCTGCATCGTCCACGCCACCTCGGCCGACCTGCTGACCTGGTCGGACCAGGAACTCCTCCCGGTCATGGCCGGTGTCGAGGGAGCCCACAACGCCTGGGCCCCGGAGTTCTTCCTGGACCGCACGACCGGGCTGTACCACCTCATCTGGTCGTCGGTCGTCGAGTCCGGGAGCACGGCCGAGGGCCGCGACTACGAGCACGTCGGCCAGGACCACCGCATCTGGCACTGCACCACCGAGGACTTCAGAACCTTCTCGGCGCCCGAGCTCTTCTTCGACCCCGGTCACTCGGTCATCGACGCCACCGTGCGGGAGGCGGACGGCGGCGGATTCCTCATGGCCTTCAAGGACGAACGCGGCACCAACGACCTCGCCACCGCCCACAAGGACATCCACCTGATCACCTTCGACACCCCCGGAGGCCCGTACACCTCCTCGGTGGGGCCGGTCACTCCCTCCGTGGTGGAAGGGCCGTCGATCTTCCGCCACGACGACGAGCTGGTCATGATCTTCGACCACTACCTCGAAGGACGGTACGGAGCGGCCCGCAGCCGCAACGGCGTCGACTGGGAGTCCGTCTCCCTGGCCCTGCCGCCGGGCATGCGGCACGCCTCCGTCCTCGAAACGCCGGAACTGGCGTCCCTCCCGCCGCGATGA
- a CDS encoding carbohydrate ABC transporter permease: MTTDISTPPLAPRSDAPAGRPSPHPLRRLGGGLGTVLLCLGTLLFVLPFLFTIATSLRTAADVARSPLGIPHSLTLKNFTDAFSQIHYGRSTLNTLLITGLSCVAITVFGSLASYPLARITQHWSTAVYRLFILGTSIPVFVVVAPLYLLMRDLNLLDSYAGVVFIYTALYLPVAVFFYTSFIRSIPVDLEEAASLDGCGAFRTFFTIILPLLRPVTSTMLTFVALQVWNDLVVPLVFLQDPDKRTVMVNAYSFIDPHTVQPTTLFPAALLGVLPLLLIFVFLQRQVVAGMSAGAVKS, translated from the coding sequence ATGACCACAGACATCTCCACACCGCCCCTCGCACCCCGGTCCGACGCCCCCGCCGGCCGCCCCTCACCTCACCCGCTGCGCCGCCTCGGCGGCGGTCTCGGCACCGTCCTGCTCTGCCTGGGCACCCTGCTGTTCGTCCTGCCGTTCCTCTTCACGATCGCCACCTCACTGCGCACGGCGGCGGACGTGGCCCGCTCCCCGCTGGGCATCCCGCACTCGCTGACCCTCAAGAACTTCACCGACGCGTTCAGCCAGATCCACTACGGGCGGAGCACCCTCAACACCCTGCTCATCACCGGGCTCTCCTGCGTGGCCATCACGGTGTTCGGCTCACTCGCCAGCTATCCGCTGGCCCGGATCACCCAGCACTGGTCCACCGCGGTGTACCGGCTGTTCATCCTGGGGACGTCGATCCCGGTGTTCGTCGTGGTGGCGCCCCTGTACCTGCTGATGCGCGACCTCAACCTGCTGGACAGCTACGCGGGCGTGGTCTTCATCTACACGGCCCTGTACCTCCCGGTCGCCGTGTTCTTCTACACCAGCTTCATCCGCTCCATCCCGGTCGACCTGGAGGAGGCGGCCTCACTCGACGGCTGCGGAGCCTTCCGTACGTTCTTCACGATCATCCTGCCGCTGCTGCGGCCGGTCACCAGCACGATGCTGACCTTCGTCGCCCTTCAGGTGTGGAACGACCTGGTCGTGCCCCTGGTGTTCCTCCAGGACCCGGACAAGCGGACCGTCATGGTCAACGCGTACTCGTTCATCGACCCGCACACCGTGCAGCCGACGACCCTGTTCCCCGCCGCCCTGCTCGGTGTCCTCCCGCTGCTGCTGATCTTCGTCTTCCTCCAGCGCCAGGTGGTCGCCGGTATGTCCGCCGGAGCGGTCAAGTCATGA
- a CDS encoding carbohydrate ABC transporter permease, with translation MFHRRRATMAAFLLPAIVVYGMFTLYPLVRGVYLSMTDSLGGPIANFVGTDQYRAMADDPKVTAALWHTVLYAAVVVVTQNGLGLLFASLLFRRPKVRKGLSVVLLTPALISPVMAAFIWSYLFAPTGGINALLDAVGLHSLEHVWLGDTSTALYSVAAVNIWMFTGYSCAIFLASYMSMPTELLEAAALDGASGWRRFASIEWPLLAPALTVNVTLSLIGSLKVFEFPLVLTNGGPAGATDTLTLLVYRNVFGGGKFAYGVALSVVLLVTVVVLSSATSSLLRLRERRI, from the coding sequence GTGTTCCATCGACGGCGCGCCACCATGGCCGCCTTCCTGCTTCCGGCGATCGTCGTGTACGGCATGTTCACGCTGTATCCGCTGGTCCGCGGCGTCTACCTGAGCATGACCGACAGCCTCGGCGGGCCCATCGCCAACTTCGTCGGCACCGACCAGTACCGCGCCATGGCCGACGACCCGAAGGTCACCGCCGCCCTCTGGCACACCGTGCTGTACGCGGCCGTGGTCGTCGTCACGCAGAACGGCCTCGGGCTGCTCTTCGCGAGCCTGCTGTTCCGCCGCCCGAAGGTCCGCAAGGGGCTCAGCGTCGTGCTGCTCACGCCGGCCCTGATCTCCCCGGTGATGGCCGCCTTCATCTGGTCGTACCTGTTCGCCCCGACCGGCGGCATCAACGCGCTGCTGGACGCGGTCGGCCTGCACAGCCTGGAGCACGTCTGGCTCGGCGACACCTCCACCGCGCTCTACTCGGTGGCCGCCGTCAACATCTGGATGTTCACCGGGTACTCCTGCGCGATCTTCCTCGCCAGCTACATGAGCATGCCGACCGAACTGCTGGAGGCGGCGGCACTGGACGGCGCGAGCGGCTGGCGCCGCTTCGCCAGCATCGAGTGGCCGCTGCTGGCCCCCGCCCTCACCGTCAACGTGACGCTCAGCCTCATCGGTTCGCTGAAGGTCTTCGAGTTCCCCCTCGTGCTGACCAACGGCGGCCCGGCGGGCGCCACGGACACGCTGACCCTCCTCGTGTACCGCAATGTCTTCGGCGGCGGGAAGTTCGCCTACGGAGTCGCGCTGTCGGTCGTCCTCCTCGTGACCGTGGTCGTCCTGTCCAGCGCCACCTCCTCCCTGCTCCGGCTCCGCGAACGACGCATCTGA
- a CDS encoding ABC transporter substrate-binding protein: MKRSGRGLAIATAVAAMAVSLAACGGGSSNTSADGKVTLHVQAWKGGGAEPANVAEINKAFEAAHPDIKVDFEYITANDTYVQKLQPELLGGKAGDVIMVDTDKMKKWGASGYLADLSGESWASQIAPDAKPFAQADGKTLAMPMELIGIGLYANMDLLKKAGVTEVPADWPTFLADLAKVKKAGINPVALPDKSGWTGSSVFQASGSTLVYNKNKQWDADFLVGKTSFDPDWKGPLDQLKTLEDKGYVNWKNELGVDEWAQGPQDFSAGKSAFWYQGAWQVSNVKKAGFPVSFAPWPGGEAGTKPNSMLFAGTMWGVNSQSRQGDAAREYVKFWSQSENLAKYLDAEHAESPFTGGTTPESTETTAFTTAFKDGRYRILPSNSWYGSAAETDTGSKIQAYLLGQASAAQTLKDIQTAASAK, translated from the coding sequence ATGAAGCGTTCTGGGAGAGGTCTCGCGATCGCCACCGCGGTCGCCGCCATGGCGGTTTCGCTGGCCGCGTGCGGAGGCGGGTCGTCCAACACCTCCGCGGACGGCAAGGTCACCCTGCACGTGCAGGCGTGGAAGGGCGGCGGCGCGGAACCGGCGAACGTCGCGGAGATCAACAAGGCTTTCGAGGCGGCCCACCCCGACATCAAGGTCGACTTCGAGTACATCACCGCGAACGACACCTACGTCCAGAAGCTGCAGCCCGAGCTGCTCGGCGGCAAGGCCGGCGACGTGATCATGGTCGACACGGACAAGATGAAGAAGTGGGGCGCGTCCGGCTACCTGGCCGACCTGTCCGGGGAGTCATGGGCGAGCCAGATCGCTCCGGACGCCAAGCCGTTCGCGCAGGCCGACGGCAAGACCCTCGCGATGCCGATGGAGCTGATCGGCATCGGCCTGTACGCCAACATGGACCTGCTGAAGAAGGCGGGCGTCACCGAAGTCCCCGCCGACTGGCCGACGTTCCTCGCGGACCTCGCCAAGGTCAAGAAGGCCGGCATCAACCCCGTCGCGCTGCCCGACAAGAGCGGCTGGACCGGCAGCTCCGTGTTCCAGGCGAGCGGTTCGACCCTCGTCTACAACAAGAACAAGCAGTGGGACGCCGACTTCCTGGTCGGCAAGACGTCCTTCGACCCGGACTGGAAGGGCCCGCTGGACCAGTTGAAGACCCTGGAGGACAAGGGGTACGTCAACTGGAAGAACGAACTCGGCGTCGACGAGTGGGCCCAGGGCCCGCAGGACTTCAGCGCCGGCAAGAGCGCCTTCTGGTACCAGGGCGCCTGGCAGGTCTCCAACGTCAAGAAGGCCGGTTTCCCGGTCTCGTTCGCTCCCTGGCCCGGCGGTGAAGCGGGCACCAAGCCCAACAGCATGCTGTTCGCCGGCACGATGTGGGGCGTCAACTCCCAGTCGCGGCAGGGCGACGCGGCCCGCGAGTACGTCAAGTTCTGGTCGCAGAGCGAGAACCTCGCCAAGTACCTCGACGCCGAGCACGCGGAATCCCCGTTCACGGGCGGCACCACGCCGGAGAGCACCGAGACGACGGCCTTCACCACGGCCTTCAAGGACGGGCGTTACCGGATCCTGCCCTCCAACTCGTGGTACGGGTCAGCCGCCGAGACCGACACCGGCTCCAAGATCCAGGCGTACCTGCTGGGCCAGGCGTCCGCCGCGCAGACGCTGAAGGACATCCAGACCGCCGCGTCCGCGAAGTAG